AGCCGAGTACTACTCGATGTTCATTCCGCACCGCGCCGGGCTGCTCAGCGACGACGACTTCCTGCGCCTGCTCAACAAGCGGGCCAGGGGGTACTACGCAAACCCCCTGCAGTCCCTGTCCTCCGCGGCGGCCGCGGGACTCTACTGGAAGGACTGGCGCGCCCAGCGAGTCCCCTACGGCCGTGGGCTGCTCTATCTCATCGACACCGACCACCGGCTCCGCCAGGCGAGCCAAGGAGCCCGGAGCCTCGACGACGTGGTTCGCACCATCCTGGAGCGCGACCGTGCGGGACAGAGGGTCACTCTGGATGACTGGCTGGAACTCGTAACAGGCGAGATGGGCGAATCGGCGAAGACAGCGTTCGAGGCGATGATGTCGGGCGAGCCGGTTCTCCCGGACCTTGACTGCCTGATGCCGCGCTTTACGGCCATCGAGTCTCCGATCGATGAGTTCGACATCGGCTTCGCCTACTACAGCTTCAAGACCCGCACCGTTTCAGGACTGGTCGAGACGAGCGAGGCCGCGAAGGCGGGAGTGCGCGACGGGGACCTCATCGTGCGCAGCCCAGCGGCGCACACCATCAACGGCGGAGATCTGACCGAAATCGCGTTGACACTTCGACGGGGCGGCAAAGTCCTGGACCTCGCGTACCAGCCGCGGGGCAAGAAGGTGAATGGCCTGCAGTGGACAAAGAGTCCCAACAGCTGAGGATCAACAGGCGGCCACGTTCCGCCCTCCAACTCCAACAGTAGGGACTCGGAGGCCAGTAGATGAGTTGATGCCCGTGATGCTGTCGCCTGGATGTGTGGCTCTGGGGGTATCTCGGCTGGTCCTGGGGCGGGGATCGTTCTGGGCTTCTGGAGTGAGTGAGCGGCAGCCGGTCGAAAGCGACTCATACGACGAGAGTTGGGATCTGATCGAGCCCGTGATCTCGCCATGGAATACCCAACACCCTTCGGCGGGTGGGCATTCGGGGCGATGACTCCAGCCAGCCGCGTCACCAACGTGCCCGACCAGCACACCTAGCGGCTCAGAACCTCTCGGCGACGTGCTTGCCGAGATCGAGTTCGATTCCCTGAGGCTGCTGCAAGCCGCGCTCGAAGAGGCTACGCAGGTGATCCGCGTTCTCCGGACGCATCGACGTGCGCCTGAAGGCGGCCAGAGCGGCTGCGTAGTCCCCCGCTGGGATTGCGGTGGCCGCGTCGACGAACTCCTTCGCACCGGAGACCCCGGCCTTGCTGAAGCCGGCGATGCGGCGGGCGAAGGTGTCGACGAAGTCGTCCAGCTCGCCCTCGGGAAGAACACGGTTGACGTAGCCGTATTCGGCAGCGAGCTGAGCCGGGAAGTCGTCTCCTCCCAGCACGATCTCCATCGCGCGGCCCCGGCCCACCAACTCGGCCAGTCGCCCCATCGGGTTGCCACCGGGTACGGCACCGAAGCCCACCTCGGGCTGCCCCAGGATCGCATTGGTGCCGGCGAAGCGGATGTCCGTGTTCAGGACGAACTCACTTCCTGCTCCTCGGACACGACCCTTGATGGCCGAGATCGTGACAGCCGGGACCCGGCTGAGGCGAAGGAGGCTATCCGGGTAGGGGAGGAGCCCGGTGGGACCCGGCGCCGTGGTGTATACGCGCTCGATCTCGGACAGGAGGTCGAAATGTGCCATGAAGAAGTCAGGGTTGGCACTCTGGAACACCACAACGGTCAGATCGGGGTCCTCCTCCATGCGGGTCACCAAATCGGCCAGCTGCTCGACGGTGTCCGGATCGATGAGGTTGATCGGGCCGTTCTCGAAGGTCACCTTCCAGTAGGACGGCGACACCGCATGTACCTGGAACTGCGAGTGATTGCTCATGGGGACGACCCTAGAGCCTCTGACTTTAAATTTGCAACTTAGCTTGACTTGACTCTGCCCTCTGGCCCCGCTTTCAAGGGAAACCGCGAGTTCGAGGGCGCCGGACTGCCACCGCATCGGTGCCGAGCAGGCGCGTCCGTCGTCCGGCTTGAGCGGATGGTGCCGCGAGTCACGGAGGAGGTGATGCAGGTGGGGTTATTACTGCTGTTCATGGCACAGCCCGAAGGCGCTCGCGCATTCTGCCGCTGCAGCAAGGAGGGGCAGGAGGGGGCCCTCGAGGGCTGTCCGGCTGTCAAGAGAACCATGGACCCAGCGGTGCTCACTGGAGCGCGGCCAGGTTCTCTGTGTACCACCCCACCACGAACCCTGTGGGCCGCTGGCCCCGCAGTTCCGCCTCATCCCGGACACCGCTCCGTTCGGCTGGGCGGGCTCGGGAACTCGTTGGTGGGGATGCCTTCAGTCGGACTGGCTGAGGGATGAACTCTGAGGGTCAGGTGCCGCCATCAGCGACACATCCTCCATGGGAACCTCGCGACCATCGTCATCAAGGAACCCCACATGGACGGCCCGACCCGTGGAGCGGGTCCGCCGGGCAGCGGAGGGACCTGCGGGCCGCGGTCGGTGACGATCACCCCACTGCTGCAGCGCACCCAGGACGGGCTGCAGTTCGAGCCCGGCTGGCGTCAGGTGATAGCTCTGCCGGTGCCTACTGCCGGCCTCTTGGTACGCCAGTGTCCGCAGCACTCCGGCATCGACGAGAACCTTGAGTCGGTCACTGAGCAGGTTCGACGCGATGCCGAGAGCTGACCGAATTTCGGCGAACCGGTGCCTGCCGTAAAGCACCTCCCGCAGCACCAGCAGAGTCCACCGCTCGCCGAGGATCTGCAGGCTCCGCTCCATGGAACAGGCCGGCTCGTCATCCATGGGGCCGGACACGTGCCTTCCTGGCGGCACAGAACTCACCTCCACATCGACGCCGGTTACTCGCTCCGGTGGCCGCATACACCGCGCGGCCTCCACCTTATAGCTGAGTTTACTATTGCCCGCCAGCTGGCACGGACGTCTTCCGGGCGGGAGCAGGCGACTCGGGCAGGTCCCGCCAGCGATGGTCCCGGAAGGGGTTGCCGCTGTCGCGGCTTTCAACATGGTCTCCCGGCCCTCCCGGGGGCGCCGACCCTCTGAACGTGAGCGCACCGCCGGTGTCCCCATGGTGGTGACAGCTTGTCGTGAATGGAGGGGCTGTCGGTGACACCTGTCGTACATCGCATGGTTCGCCTCGGCTTCACGCACCGACCACGACAAACATAGTGAGACCGATTCCGGAGAACGGGCTGCAGATGCGTGCAGGTGGAG
This DNA window, taken from Streptomyces sp. NBC_01445, encodes the following:
- a CDS encoding enoyl-CoA hydratase/isomerase family protein, which gives rise to MSNHSQFQVHAVSPSYWKVTFENGPINLIDPDTVEQLADLVTRMEEDPDLTVVVFQSANPDFFMAHFDLLSEIERVYTTAPGPTGLLPYPDSLLRLSRVPAVTISAIKGRVRGAGSEFVLNTDIRFAGTNAILGQPEVGFGAVPGGNPMGRLAELVGRGRAMEIVLGGDDFPAQLAAEYGYVNRVLPEGELDDFVDTFARRIAGFSKAGVSGAKEFVDAATAIPAGDYAAALAAFRRTSMRPENADHLRSLFERGLQQPQGIELDLGKHVAERF
- a CDS encoding winged helix-turn-helix transcriptional regulator: MDDEPACSMERSLQILGERWTLLVLREVLYGRHRFAEIRSALGIASNLLSDRLKVLVDAGVLRTLAYQEAGSRHRQSYHLTPAGLELQPVLGALQQWGDRHRPRPAGPSAARRTRSTGRAVHVGFLDDDGREVPMEDVSLMAAPDPQSSSLSQSD